The Syngnathus typhle isolate RoL2023-S1 ecotype Sweden linkage group LG1, RoL_Styp_1.0, whole genome shotgun sequence genome includes a window with the following:
- the rom1b gene encoding rod outer segment membrane protein 1b → MVLLKMKFTQQRRVRLAQGLWLLSWMAVLCGSFVFSLGVYLKIELLRRAEVMDNAEIHVVPNILMLVGLASIITNWIAGRVCQDSMDPNRFPRWRVFLLGWYAMAALICCLLVTVVVLSYALQGRLEESLKVGLRNGIRFYKDTDVPGRCFQKETIDRLQMEFRCCGNTNFRDWFEVQWVSSRYLDYTSKDIKDRIRSNIDGRYLLDGVPFSCCNPASPRPCLQYHLTDNNAHYSYEFQNEELNLYNRGCRQALIDYYMDLMNSTGPGVLSVIFIQMSVLLSLRYLQTSVEGAMAQEQPEGDSEGFLLEKGVKETLEEAKVKILLMLKYGQVDPSAAEGSADGEKAPPTSS, encoded by the exons ATGGTGCTGCTGAAGATGAAGTTCACCCAGCAGAGACGAGTGCGTCTGGCCCAGGGGCTGTGGCTCTTGTCATGGATGGCTGTGCTGTGCGGGTCCTTTGTCTTTTCGCTGGGGGTCTACCTTAAGATAGAGCTGCTCCGTAGGGCTGAG GTGATGGATAACGCAGAGATCCACGTGGTGCCCAACATTCTGATGCTGGTGGGCCTGGCTTCCATCATCACAAACTGGATAGCCGGCCGAGTGTGCCAGGACTCTATGGACCCGAACCGCTTCCCACGCTGGAGGGTTTTCCTCCTGGGCTGGTACGCTATGGCTGCGCTCATCTGTTGCCTGCTTGTCACTGTGGTGGTGCTCAGCTACGCTCTGCAGGGACGCCTGGAAGAGTCTCTGAAG GTTGGTTTGAGGAATGGGATCCGTTTCTACAAGGACACCGACGTTCCAGGCCGCTGTTTCCAAAAAGAAACCATCGATCGTCTGCAGATGGAGTTTCGTTGCTGTGGAAACACCAACTTCAGGGATTGGTTTGAGGTGCAGTGGGTCAGCAGCAGATACCTGGACTATACCTCCAAGGATATCAAGGA TCGCATCCGCAGCAACATAGACGGGCGCTATTTGTTGGACGGTGTCCCGTTCAGCTGCTGTAACCCCGCGTCCCCTCGGCCCTGCCTGCAGTACCACCTGACAGACAACAACGCTCACTACAGCTATGAGTTCCAGAATGAGGAGCTCAACCTGTACAATCGTGGCTGCAGGCAGGCTCTGATCGACTACTACATGGACCTGATGAATTCAACTGGTCCTGGCGTGCTATCGGTCATCTTTATACAG ATGTCAGTCCTATTGAGCCTGCGCTACCTGCAGACTTCGGTGGAAGGGGCAATGGCTCAAGAGCAGCCGGAGGGTGACAGCGAGGGTTTTCTGCTGGAGAAGGGAGTGAAGGAGACTTTGGAGGAAGCCAAAGTGAAAATCCTACTAATGCTGAAATATGGCCAGGTCGACCCCAGTGCAGCCGAAGGCTCCGCCGACGGAGAAAAGGCCCCGCCAACATCTAGCTAG
- the si:ch211-276i12.4 gene encoding uncharacterized protein si:ch211-276i12.4, whose translation MHQPPQTDEEEILDHNTPVTLAQASSSSLSSSSSSISSSSWFTEASANDPFCLRHTERPQHSLSCSNIADVRRAFQEDDSSEPIILATVTHGSNGSGVAVPIHGSTKQIGRGDFSPLDRSHSRSEEGLLKGNEGHDGRKQSKAPKSGSLYKTLSLNQSLTFSDKDLSGDSRGPKRAVSSSQLPSKGILKNKEPQADIRKAKSMEVISPRVPKQKNAGPSGQGQKEIAQAEMEQARANFVQGKLQFSAFLDEITKQVISPSYLSILGVNNNKVTGKPCAPTQTLDPVKPELPPKKHRKSSGEEREQHPKQHSRQDKGVRSISREDSDGSNPDRLISYAARKYQGSPPPHQFVSSSARNAHHGRSRKDKRLSPIGGSLTEDRYGRCGSQLTDGTSTSPELSQPKLRHHYKQQNHSFYSPHTQHFPQPQHVQTGAIQRGPNSSAQGARMGLGSESSSSKSDSSRTRDTASTATSHSSEQSRRHDSMHVGSSKKCRDRPCDAEQLQVLQEENTDLHQNLLQTVVCIESLESELQRTRDELSIVKDKYKSLLETHTGTRQANNLLGEHLHIASESMSSSERKYLLNRVSQLSSELEDAHRTVAALGNINLPCLIKDLLEKHLNSDETVQKIETPSSIGNHITSSTPALKPPHLPKLEGAAHSWLTMSDTATAFVPFKQEVPKTGQISPQGVPPSSNSPPFSVEDMSTAIYEKIVADYTAKPQRNLQQSSQGVKYTDIPLKPQQLHHADRMAEKGEVLVTLLEQNAANVTSMSAQQILDEFMQQLHTHERVGEGKEHE comes from the exons atgcACCAACCTCCCCAAACTGATGAGGAGGAAATACTTGACCACAATACTCCTGTAACTCTGGCCCAagcttcttcctcctctctctcttcatcctcttcctccattTCTTCATCGTCCTGGTTCACGGAGGCAAGTGCAAACGATCCTTTCTGTCTCCGCCACACTGAGCGTCCGCAGCATTCTTTGTCCTGCTCCAATATTGCGGACGTACGCAGGGCTTTTCAGGAAGACGACAGCAGCGAGCCTATTATCCTTGCCACGGTCACACATGGCAGCAATGGCAGCGGTGTTGCTGTTCCCATACATGGCAGCACAAAACAGATAGGGAGGGGTGATTTTTCACCCCTTGACCGAAGTCATAGCAGAAGTGAGGAAGGCCTCCTGAAGGGTAATGAAGGCCACGATGGCAGGAAACAATCCAAGGCACCAAAGAGTGGGAGTCTATACAAGACTCTGAGTTTGAATCAAAGCCTGACTTTCAGTGACAAAGACCTCTCAGGAGATTCTAGGGGCCCAAAGAGAGCCGTGTCATCCAGCCAGCTTCCCAGCAAAGGAATCCTGAAGAACAAGGAACCTCAAGCCGACATACGCAAAGCTAAATCGATGGAGGTGATATCCCCGAGAGTTCCCAAACAAAAGAATGCCGGGCCCAGTGGTCAGGGTCAGAAAGAGATTGCGCAAGCTGAGATGGAGCAAGCGAGGGCAAATTTCGTGCAGGGAAAGTTGCAATTCTCAGCTTTCCTGGATGAGATAACAAAACAGGTGATAAGTCCGTCCTATCTCTCTATACTCGGGGTGAACAATAACAAAGTTACCGGCAAGCCCTGTGCACCAACTCAAACGCTTGATCCTGTCAAACCTGAACTCCCACCTAAGAAGCATAGGAAAAGTTCTGGTGAGGAGAGGGAACAGCATCCTAAACAGCATAGCAGACAGGACAAAGGTGTTCGCAGCATCTCTCGAGAAGATTCAGATGGCTCCAATCCGGACAGACTGATTTCATATGCGGCTAGGAAGTACCAGGGTAGCCCGCCGCCTCATCAGTTTGTCTCCTCTTCCGCTCGAAATGCTCACCATGGAAGAAGCCGTAAAGACAAGAGACTGTCACCCATTGGGGGCTCTCTGACAGAGGACAGATACGGCAGATGTGGTTCTCAACTAACCGACGGAACCAGCACCAGCCCTGAGTTGAGCCAGCCCAAATTGCGGCACCACTACAAGCAACAAAACCATTCCTTCTATAGCCCACACACCCAGCACTTCCCTCAGCCTCAGCACGTACAGACTGGTGCAATCCAACGTGGTCCAAACAGCTCAGCCCAGGGTGCAAGAATGGGCCTCGGGTCAGAGTCTTCATCCAGTAAATCAGACTCATCCAGGACCCGAGATACAGCCTCCACAGCGACCAGTCACAGCTCGGAGCAGAGCCGGCGTCACGATTCAATGCATGTGGGAAGCTCCAAAAAATGCAGA GACAGACCGTGTGATGCTGAGCAGCTTCA AGTGCTACAGGAGGAGAATACTGATCTTCACCAGAATTTGCTGCAGACAGTGGTCTGCATTGAAAGTCTGGAGTCAGAGTTGCAGAGGACCAGGGATGAGCTCAGCATTGTCAAAGACAAATATAAAAG CCTACTGGAGACACACACTGGCACCAGGCAGGCTAATAATCTGCTGGGGGAGCATTTGCACATTGCG TCGGAGAGTATGAGCAGCAGTGAGAGGAAGTACCTTCTCAATCGCGTGTCTCAGCTGAGCTCTGAGTTGGAGGACGCGCACAGGACAGTTGCTGCGCTGGGGAACATTAAT CTGCCGTGTCTGATCAAAGATTTACTGGAGAAGCACTTGAACTCAGATGAGACCGTGCAGAAGATTGAAACACCTTCTTCTATTGGCAACCATATAACCAGCTCCACACCGGCACTCAAGCCACCTCACCTTCCTAAATTGGAGGGAGCGGCACACAGCTGGTTAACAATGTCGGACACTGCTACAGCCTTTGTTCCCTTCAAACAGGAAGTGCCCAAAACAGGTCAAATCTCCCCCCAAGGCGTTCCCCCGTCCAGCAACAGCCCACCTTTTTCAGTGGAGGACATGAGCACCGCCATCTATGAGAAGATTGTAGCCGATTACACTGCCAAACCTCAAAGGAATCTACAGCAGTCCTCCCAGGGTGTAAAATACACTGACATCCCTCTTAAGCCTCAGCAGCTCCACCATGCTGACCGCATGGCTGAAAAGGGAGAGGTATTGGTGACGCTTTTGGAGCAGAATGCTGCAAATGTGACCTCCATGTCTGCCCAGCAGATCCTAGATGAGTTTATGCAGCAGCTGCACACCCATGAGAGGGTTGGTGAAGGGAAGGAGCACGAGTAG